DNA from Terriglobales bacterium:
CCGCCTCATCCGAGTAGCCGCTTGCGGTATTCTTCCGGCCCATGGCGCGGCCTGATCCTCCAGCCACATTTCCGGTTGCACAGGAGGACGCTGGCCTGCGCCTGGATCAGTTTGTGACGCGGCACCTCGCCGGGGTGAGCCGTGCCCGTGTGCAGGAGCTGATCCGGCAGGGCAAGGTGGAGGTGAACGGGGCGGCGGCCAAGGCGTCGCTCAAGCTGCACGGAGGAGAGAACGTCGTGGTGCGGGGGCCGGCGGAGCGCCCACCGCTGCGCGCCGAGCCGGAAGCAATCCCGCTCGATGTGGTCTACGAGGACGATTGGCTGGCGGTCATCAACAAACCCGCCGGCATGCTGGTGCACGCGGGCGCCGGACGCGGCCGCGGCACGCTGGTCAACGCGCTGCTCTATCGCTTCCGTTCGCTTTCCGGCGTGGGCGGCGAGTTGCGTCCCGGGATTGTGCATCGCCTCGACCGGCAGACTAGCGGCCTGGTCGTGGTGGCCAAGGATGACGCCACGCATCGCGCCCTGGCCGAGCAGTTCTCCTCGCGGCAGGTGAAAAAACGCTACCTGGCGCTGGTGCACGGCTGGCTGAAGCAGGACACAGGCACCGTGGAGGCCGCAATCCATCGCGATCGCCTTCGGCGCAGGCGGATGACCACACGCCGCCGCGGCGGGCGCGAGGCGGTCTCGCGCTACAAGGTGCTGGAACGGATGGAGACGCCGGCGGGACGCTTCACGCAAGTGGAGGTAGAGATTGCCACCGGACGCACCCACCAGATCCGCGTGCATATGGCTTCCCTCGGCCATCCGGTCGTAGGCGATACGCTCTACGGAGCTCCGCGCAAGCTGGCGGGCATGCCGACATTGGAACGCAACTTCCTGCATGCCGCTTCGCTCGAGTTCCGCCATCCGAAGACGGGAAAGCCGATGGCGTTGGCGGCGAAGCTGCCGGAGGAATTGGAGGAGTTCATCGGGCAGCTACGCCCGCCCGCGAATTCATAATCCGGCGATTTGCAATTCACAGGCGGCGAGACGACGGTATCACGCATCTCAGAAGTAAGAGCCGCGAGGACATCCGCGCGGCGCAAACCGCTATAATGAGGCTCGTGATGAAGCAGTGGGTGCTGATGTTGTTTGCCGTGTTGCTGGCAGCTTCCCTGGCGGCAGCCCAAACCTCCGACGACAATCTGCCGGCGGCGCCTTCCGCGGCCAAGGCTGAGCAAGAGAAACCGAAAGCCGAGCCGCCCCCAGCGCCGGCCCCAGCCCATGCGGTTCCTGCGCCGGAGACGGAAAAGCCGGTCGAAGCCGCGCCCACCGCCGAAACCTCGGTTCCGGAAGCTTCGACGGCATCTCCTGCCCGCGCCGCAGCCGCTCCCGCGCCAAGCGCACCGCGGGCCAGTGATGACGTCCCGCTCACCACCATCATCAAGCGGGTGAACGAAGTGAACGTCATCTTCACCGTGACCGACAAGCGCGGCCGCTTCGTCAAGGACCTGACGCAGAAGAATTTCTCGGTGCTGGACGACCGCAATCCGGTGAAGAACATCCGCTACTTCAACGCCCAGACCGACCTGCCGCTGCGCGTCGGCCTGCTGATCGATTCCAGCGCCTCCGTTCGCGACCGCTTCCGCTTCGAGCAGGAGTCGGCCATCGAGTTCCTGGGCCAGATGGTGCGCTACAAGAAAGACCTGGCGTTCGTAGTGGCCTTCGACAGCAACGTGGAAGTGGTACAGGACTTCACCGACAACACGGAGAAACTGGCCCGGGCGGTGCGCAGCCTGCGCCCCGGCGGCGGCACCGCCATGTATGACGCGCTCTACGGCGCCTGCCGCGACAAGCTGCTGAAGCTGAACGAGCCTTTCGCTGTGCGCCGCGCCATCGTGCTGCTCTCCGACGGCGAGGACAACCAGAGCCGCGTTACGCGCGAGGAAGCGCTGGAAATGTGCCAGCGCGCCGAGGTGGTGATCTACACCATCAGCACCAACGTTCTGGGCCGCACGCCGCACGACAAGGTGCTGGAACGGTATGCGGAGCAGACCGGCGGCCGCGCCTTCACCCCCTTCCGCCTGGAAGAAGTGGCCAGCGCTCTGGCGGCCATCCAGGAGGAACTGCGCAGCCAGTACGCCCTCGGCTACCTGCCGGACAACTTCGTCGCCGACGGGCGCTACCGCACCATCGACATCAAGGCCCGCGGCCGCGGCGGCCTGAAGATCCGCGCCCGCAAAGGCTATTACGCGCCGCGACAGCCGTAGCACTCAGGCATTTGGCGCTTAGCATTCAGCCACTCAACGAAGTAGTGCCACGCTTCCCCGTTCCGGAGCTAAGTGCCAAGTGCTGACGGCTAATTGCTTGCCTTGGTGGCGTAGTAGCCCTGGCGAGCCTGGATCTTGTATCCGTCAGTGGACTTGATCTGGATGCGGCGGAAACTGCCGTCGCGGGCGGTGTTGGTGGGCGTGTAACCGATGGAGTACTGGCTGCGCAGCTCCTGCGCGATCTGGTCGAAGGCCTCCTTGAGCTTTTCTACCTTCTCGACTTCGATCAGCCGACCGCCGGTTTGCTCAGTGAGCTTCTTCATATCCGTGTCGCCAAAGAAAGGCGAACTGCCATAGAACTTGCGATCCGCGACCAAGAGCACATAACACAGGGCGTCGGCCTTCTGCGCCATTTCGATGGCCTCTTGCAGGGTGTAGTAACTGCCTTCGTCATGGCCGTCGGTGACGATGATCATGGCCTTGCGGCCCGCTTCACTGGCCAGCTTGTCGCGCGCGGCCAGGTACACGGCGTTGAACAGCTTTGTGCCCCCTTTGGGAACGGTGGGCACCGGATTGCCCCCGCCCCCCGGGATGATCACGCCATCTCCTCCTCCCGTGTTGATGCGCGCGCGCTCAAATGCTCTTCGCAAGCTCGACTTGGAGTTGGTGAAGTCCTGCAAAAGGTCCACGTTGACATCGAACGTGATGAGGAACGCCAAATCCTTCGGTCCGATAACCTCGTTCAGGAAGGCCATCCCCACCCGCTTCTCTTCGTCGAGCACATACTGGACGCTGCCGCTGGTATCCATCAGCAGGCCGAGCGTGAGGGGCTGGTTGGATTCCGCCGCGAAGTACTTGATGGTCTGCTTGGCGCCCTCCTCGAAGACCTCGAAGCGGTCGCGGGTGAGGTTGGGAACCAAAGCGCCCCGCTTGTCCTTAACGTTGAAGAAGACGTTCACGACCTCGACTTCCACCCGCAAGGTCTGCATCGCAGGGTCGTCACCCCGGCGGGCGGCCGGGGCGGATTGCTGGGGCTCGTCGGCAGCCCAGGCGGCTGGGACCAGCAGCAAAGCCAGACACAGCGATTTGCACGTCCGCCACACTTTTATGCAGCCTTTTTTGTTAGTCTAACATCGTAAGATGCGCGAACCCGGGCTATCGGCACACGCCGGGTTGCAACATCGGAGAGGGCAGGACGCATGAGCGTGGCGCGCAGCATCGGCGGGTTGATGGCGATCCTTGTGGTGGTCGCACTGGCCAGCGCGCAGAACGTCCCTGACGCGCCTTCCGCCACGCGGCCACCGCAGCAGACCACTCCGTTCCCGCCCGCCGATCCCAACGCCCCCAAACGTCCGGCCCCAGAGCCCCCGGCGCAGCCAGCCCCAGAACCCGGGCAACCGTCTCCCGAGGCACAGATCGGCACCGTGCCGGCCGGACAGGCTCCGGCCACCAGCAGCGAGGACGAGCTGTACCGCTTCAGCGTCACGGTGAACTCGGTGTTCGTTCCGGTTACGGTGCGCGACGCTTCCGGACGGCTGGTCGATGGCCTGCAAGTCAAAGACTTCCAGGTGCTGGAAGACGGCGTGCCGCAGCGCATCCGCTTCTTCACCAGCGATCCGTTCCCGCTTTCCGCCGCGGTCATTATTGACACCGGCATGCCGGACAAGGCCATGCGCAAGGTGTCGGGAACGCTCGAGGCGCTGGGCGGAGCCTTCAGCCAGTTCGACGAGGTCTCGCTCTACACCTTCGCGAACACAGTAGAGCACCGTCTGGACTGGAGCGCGGTGAGCGAGCGTTTTATCACCGCTATGAAGCGCGAGAACTATGTGGGACGCACCGGCGGGGTGCCGGTCACCACCGGCCCGATGGCCGCGGGGCCGACTGTGAATGGGGCGCCCTTTGATCCCGGGCGGCCGCGGGTGACCGCCATCCGCCGCGAGGCCAAGGTGCTGAATGACGCCATCCTGGCCGCCGCCCTCGACCTGGCCAAGCGCGACCGCAAGCGCCGCAAGATGATCTTCATCATCAGCGACGGCGCCGAGGAAGGCTCCACCGCCAAGTACGACGATGTGCTCAAGGTGCTGCTGACCAACGAGATCGCCGTGTACGCGGTGGCCGTGGACGCGGCCGCTATCCCGGTCTACGGCTCCATCCGCGACGTGCGTTTCCCCGGTATGGGCTGGGGCAACATCCTGCCCCGCTACGCCGTGGCCACCGGGGGCGACGTGTTCTCCGAGTTCAACCGGTCGGCCATCGAGACGGCCTATGCGCGGCTGACCACCACCGCCCGCAACCAGTACACCCTGGGCTACCAGTCGCCCGGTACCGTGGCCAGCAACTACCGCACCATCGAGGTGCGGGTGATGCGCCCCGGCCTGCGGGTGTACGCGCGCGACGGATACTACCCGCTGCCTCCGCCGCGCCAGCCGAGTCCCGGGCAGTAAGAGTACCAGCGTACAGGTACTTCCGTGCCTTGGCGGAGCGGCCCGCCCAGAACCGGCGTGAGGTAGAATCTGAGCAGTCCCTCCACCCGATGTGGTATAAAACAGCGCTCGGAGTGGCGTCGGAAATCCCCGCGCGCGGCGACCCAGCCCCTACTGTCGCCCCGCGCCCGATGAGGCATACGTCCGTTGAGCTTTATTAACTTCGCGGCCCGCGAGATCAACTGCAAGATCGTCTACTACGGCGCCGGCCTGGGCGGCAAGACCACCAATCTGCAGGTGATCTACGACAAGACCGGCGACAAGCAGAAGGGCAAGATGATCTCGCTGGCCACCGAAACCGACCGCACCCTGTTCTTCGACTTCCTGCCCCTGGACCTGGGCACAGTGCGCGGCTTCAAGACACGCTTCCACCTCTATACCGTCCCCGGCCAGGTGTTCTATGACGCCAGCCGCAAACTCATCCTCCGGGGCGTGGACGGTGTGGTCTTCGTGGCCGATTCCCAGGAAGACCGCATGGACGCCAACCTGGAAGCGCTGGAGAACCTGCAGGACAACCTCAAGGAGCACGGCTACGATTTCCTGAAGATCCCCTACGTGCTGCAGCTCAACAAGCGCGACCTCCCCAGCGCCCTGCCCGTGGACGAACTGAAGAAAGAAC
Protein-coding regions in this window:
- a CDS encoding RluA family pseudouridine synthase encodes the protein MARPDPPATFPVAQEDAGLRLDQFVTRHLAGVSRARVQELIRQGKVEVNGAAAKASLKLHGGENVVVRGPAERPPLRAEPEAIPLDVVYEDDWLAVINKPAGMLVHAGAGRGRGTLVNALLYRFRSLSGVGGELRPGIVHRLDRQTSGLVVVAKDDATHRALAEQFSSRQVKKRYLALVHGWLKQDTGTVEAAIHRDRLRRRRMTTRRRGGREAVSRYKVLERMETPAGRFTQVEVEIATGRTHQIRVHMASLGHPVVGDTLYGAPRKLAGMPTLERNFLHAASLEFRHPKTGKPMALAAKLPEELEEFIGQLRPPANS
- a CDS encoding ADP-ribosylation factor-like protein; this encodes MSFINFAAREINCKIVYYGAGLGGKTTNLQVIYDKTGDKQKGKMISLATETDRTLFFDFLPLDLGTVRGFKTRFHLYTVPGQVFYDASRKLILRGVDGVVFVADSQEDRMDANLEALENLQDNLKEHGYDFLKIPYVLQLNKRDLPSALPVDELKKELVKRGEPVFEAVAYQGTGVFETLKEVARQVLVELKKG
- a CDS encoding VWA domain-containing protein, yielding MSVARSIGGLMAILVVVALASAQNVPDAPSATRPPQQTTPFPPADPNAPKRPAPEPPAQPAPEPGQPSPEAQIGTVPAGQAPATSSEDELYRFSVTVNSVFVPVTVRDASGRLVDGLQVKDFQVLEDGVPQRIRFFTSDPFPLSAAVIIDTGMPDKAMRKVSGTLEALGGAFSQFDEVSLYTFANTVEHRLDWSAVSERFITAMKRENYVGRTGGVPVTTGPMAAGPTVNGAPFDPGRPRVTAIRREAKVLNDAILAAALDLAKRDRKRRKMIFIISDGAEEGSTAKYDDVLKVLLTNEIAVYAVAVDAAAIPVYGSIRDVRFPGMGWGNILPRYAVATGGDVFSEFNRSAIETAYARLTTTARNQYTLGYQSPGTVASNYRTIEVRVMRPGLRVYARDGYYPLPPPRQPSPGQ
- a CDS encoding VWA domain-containing protein; amino-acid sequence: MKQWVLMLFAVLLAASLAAAQTSDDNLPAAPSAAKAEQEKPKAEPPPAPAPAHAVPAPETEKPVEAAPTAETSVPEASTASPARAAAAPAPSAPRASDDVPLTTIIKRVNEVNVIFTVTDKRGRFVKDLTQKNFSVLDDRNPVKNIRYFNAQTDLPLRVGLLIDSSASVRDRFRFEQESAIEFLGQMVRYKKDLAFVVAFDSNVEVVQDFTDNTEKLARAVRSLRPGGGTAMYDALYGACRDKLLKLNEPFAVRRAIVLLSDGEDNQSRVTREEALEMCQRAEVVIYTISTNVLGRTPHDKVLERYAEQTGGRAFTPFRLEEVASALAAIQEELRSQYALGYLPDNFVADGRYRTIDIKARGRGGLKIRARKGYYAPRQP
- a CDS encoding VWA domain-containing protein, which codes for MQTLRVEVEVVNVFFNVKDKRGALVPNLTRDRFEVFEEGAKQTIKYFAAESNQPLTLGLLMDTSGSVQYVLDEEKRVGMAFLNEVIGPKDLAFLITFDVNVDLLQDFTNSKSSLRRAFERARINTGGGDGVIIPGGGGNPVPTVPKGGTKLFNAVYLAARDKLASEAGRKAMIIVTDGHDEGSYYTLQEAIEMAQKADALCYVLLVADRKFYGSSPFFGDTDMKKLTEQTGGRLIEVEKVEKLKEAFDQIAQELRSQYSIGYTPTNTARDGSFRRIQIKSTDGYKIQARQGYYATKASN